In Alteribacter keqinensis, the sequence ATACTTAAGGTAAACAAACCCTTGAGGTGAAACGGTGATGAAAAAGCTTTTGTTAAGTACAGCTCTGCTTAATATGACCGATGCTTTGCTTACGGTAGCAGGGATAAGGATGGGAGAGATTGAAGAAGCGAATCCGGTCATGGCATGGGCCTATGCCATCGATCCGTTGTTCTTTTTAACAGTCAAATTCGTGCTTACAGCAACAGCAATCATCCTTATTCCTGTGTTGCATTACCCACTGAGAAAGTCCATCGCGGGTATGGTGATCGTTGCTTTTACCGGGTATGTGTTCGTTCACGGCATTCATTTAGCATGGATTGGGTTATGGTTCGGGGTGTGGTGACTGGTGAAGGTTTCTATTGAGAACTTTTGGTGGTTTATGCAGGCTTGGGGGAAGCTTTATGAAAAACTTCAGTAGAATAATAAAGAATTCGACACCATACGGCAGACTCTTCTAAAACCCTGCAGAGGCGGAAGATGTTGTTTTATATACGTTCAAATGTGCCCATGCTATTCATAGAATAAGGATACGAGTAACCAGAGTGGCTTTGTCACAAGTGCACTGGACAGGGGGCATTTGTTCTCATTCCATGACAAGCGTGCTATACTTGGTTGAACAGGACAGGATCGTGATGGGAGCGTACCGAACATGAAAAAAGCCAGACTGATCTATAACCCTTCTTCAGGGCGTGAAAACTTCAAACGCAACATTCCATATATATTAGAGAGGCTCGAAAAGAGCGGGTATGAAGCATCGACACATGCGACTACCGGGAAAGATTGTGCAAAGCGGGCAGCGGGACTTGCAGCAGACCGGAATTTTGACCTCGTAATTGCTGCCGGCGGAGACGGAACAATTAATGAAGTGATTAACGGTATGGCGGAAAAAGAGGACCGTCCAAAACTGGGTCTGATCCCTGCAGGCACAACAAATGATTTTGCCAGAGCCCTTCAGATTCCAAAAGAAATTGAAGGATCCTGCGACGTCATTTGTGACGGTCTTGAAAAGTCTATCGATATCGGAAAAATTGAAAGTCAGTACTTTATCAATATTGCCGGAGGCGGAACGCTGACCGAGCTCACATATGAAGTGCCGAGCAGGCTGAAAACGATGATGGGCCAGCTGGCGTATTACGTGAAAGGTTTTGAAAAACTGCCTCGGATTCGTCCGAACCACGTCACGATCGAATATGACGGTAAGTGGTTTGAGGGTGAGATCATGCTGTTTTTAGTGACGAACACTAATTCAGTAGGTGGTTTTGAGAAGCTTGCTCCAAAAGCATTCATCAATGACGGACTGTTTGATATGCTGATCCTGAAAAAGACAAACCTTGCGGATGTAGTGAGACTCACAGGTGCTGCTCTACGCGGTGAGCACATCAATGACGAGCGGGTCATATATGTTCAGGCAAACAGAATTAAGATTCACTCGCAAAATGAAATGCAGTTGAACCTTGACGGGGAATACGGAGGGAAACTTCCGGGGGAATTTGTAAATCTCCATAATCACTTTACGATGATGGTACCGAACAAACCATTGTCAAACTTTCAGGAACTTTATTAAAAAAGGTGATTCAAAAGGTCTGGATTAAACCTGTTGAATCACCCTTCAAAAGCAATGGCACCTGTCTGTTTCCCCCAATCTTAGGTGGAAGGCAGACAGAGCCATTGTTTTTTATTTTGATTACGGCGCTTAATAGTCATACAGCCCCTTCACTGGAAGAATTGAGTCCTTCAATCCTGTTGTAGCTGGCAAGATATCTGAGGGTTTTTACAGTTAATTCTCCCTGCCAATCTTTCCTCGCCTGAGACTCCCATACATCTCCGTATTGTTTCCACTCCCACGAAGGGGACCAGGCTCCGTTCTTATCCTGTGTGGCAATTTCGTAGTCAAGGTTTTTTATAACCGATTCCTCAAACATGGGAAAAAAAGGAGACTCCGGGTTTGGAGCGAACCAGAGAGGCTTGGCGCAGTATGCACCCCATTTCGAAGGATCGGTAGTGACGACTTTTCTGATATGGGGTTTTATCATGTCAATCAGCTGATTTTTCCCGGGTGAAGGCATCATTTGAGAAAGACGCATATAGGCGAGTGATTCGTGCATGTCAAGCTTCTCAGCATCTTCAAGGTAGGTAAAAACCTGTTCATGCCAAATAGGGAAGAGGTCTTGTTCAAGAATTTGCGGATAGCTGTGAAAATATCCGAGTATTTCAGCACCGGGATTTATTTCAAATGTAGTTGCAGGTTCCGTAAAATGCCACCACTCTGCATGAGGTTCATTATTCATTGCTTTAAGCTTCAGGGGCCAGAATCCGCTTTCTGCGTATACGGATGAAAGGTAGTTCATGGCTTTTTGAATAAATGGATGGCTTCCTTTCGCATTCACTGCCTTTGCATACTGAAGTGCGACCGAAGTGGCAATGGGGCTGGAGGCTTTCATCCTGATATCGGGCTCGATACCGTGTCCCACGCCACCGTCTTCATTCTGATAAGGGACCAGTGCTTCCATCACATCCTCAGAGGAGCCGTTTGTAAAATAGTACTCAAACAAACGCTGATCCACGAGGCGGGCATGGGTATGGACAAAGTCTGCAGCAAGACGGAATCGTTGAAGTGATAAAGTTTTCATTATACTAGCTCCCTTTACTGAATGTCCTATCGTATCGTTGTAAATATATACTTTACCTAAACTCATACCCTGATACGATGGAAGTTAGTCATCTGTTTTGTTATTGTTTTACAAATTAAAAGAGCCCGATATGAAAACCGGACTCCTCTTTGTGGTTATTTTCTTTTTAACGATTGAGGCCGCATATACGTGCCGACACGCCAGAACCATTCCACCGGCCCGTAGGCAAACCAGCTTAGCCACCAGCGGCTTGCGAGGATTTGAAGGACGAAAACAACAATCACAATGAAAGTGCCTATGATTAACCCGAGTTCAGCAAATAACCCAAACCCATAATTAAAATACAGAAGCGTCATGATGACTGACTGGCTCAGGTAGTTGCTGAGCGCCATTCTTCCAACGTAGCCAAAGGCGGTAAACAATCTTGCAAACACGCCGGCCTGGTGAAGAAGGAGAAAGGCGGCAATGTATCCTAGTGTTAAAAACGGACCGCCGAAAATCATACTTAAATACTCGAGCTGATTGTTACCTGTAAAGACGTAAGCTCCCTTTAATGTTAGGCCAAGTGGAAAGAAAATCGAAGCGATTCTGATAAGAGTCCGCCTGTGCTCGGCCGGCCTGTGAATCCATCCTTTTTTGGCCAGGTAAGCGCCAGTAAGGAAGAGTGCGATAATCTGAAGCCCCATAAAAATGGACATGAAGACCGCAACAGCATACCCACCTTCCATATCCTGAAACGGGTCGGCTGTGACCCTGTATATGAGGGCGTCCGTATACGTCCCTTCAGAGAGCGCGGAGATTTCCTGTTCCTGAATGGTTGTGAAGTCCATGTCTCCTATAGAACCGTCGTCTGGAATAAGCCCCGGCAGGCCGATGAGTAAAAAGGTACCGACCGCCCAACCGAGTATCGTTGCCGGCTTACATTTAATAAATAAAAGAAGAAACAGACCGCTGAGTCCGTATGTAAGTAAAATGTCTCCATCCCAGATGAGATACGTGTGGAGAAGACCGAGAAAAGCAAGAATCACCATACGACGGAAAAACAGCCCGCCAAACGAACGGCCCTTTTCCTGAGTCCGCTGCCAGATCATGACCGCACCAAATCCAAACAGCATGGAGAAGAGCGGATAAAAGCTCCCTTCAAAGAAAAGAGAAAGGAAAGCGGCTACGCTGCTGTCAGCTGTCCTGAAAGTCTCGGCAAAACGCTCAAAGCTGAACATGCCATACTGAAAATACATACTGTTAACGAGTAAAATCCCGAATAAAGCAAAGCCCCTCAGACTGTCAACATGAGAAAGCCGCTCTCCCGGCTCCAGAGGCGTAAACCTCTCCTGTCGTTCATTCATCCCAAAACCCCCAGTTTCATATCAATAAACCTGCACATGATCTATACGCCCGTAAAGTCAATAAGTTTCACCAAAAGTTCAGGGGTCTGTCCCCGTACAATTTTAAGTAAGCTTCATTCCACGAAACCATAGCGCTCCACTTTCGAAGCATGATCTTTTTGTCGCTACCGCCCGTCCGGCACCCTGTGAGGCGGACCTATACAAACCGGCTCGTGACCTGTAAACCTTTAACAAACAAAAAAGACGCGACCACCACGGTGGTCACGCCTCTAAATGCTTTGTTATTTTGCCTGGCGCTGTTCTTCCTCGCCATCCCAGCATTCTGTACTTGTCAGACCTTCAATACGATCTGCCCTAAATACCGGCTCACTTTGGGTTTTACGTTGCTCCTGGTAATCTTTAAGCACTTTAAGAGCCAGTTTACCAAGAATAGCAATCACGGCTAAGTTCATGACGGCCATGAGGCCCATGAACAAGTCAGCCATGTTCCATACTAGGCTGAGCTCGGCAAGAGCACCAAGGAAAACCATACCCATTACAGCAAAACGGTAGAAGTTGATCAGGAATTTGTTTTTCTTCACAAACTCCATGTTTGTTTCACCGTAATAGTAGTTACCTACAATGGAGCTGAACGCAAACAGCAGGATCGCAATGGCAAGGAACGAGACAGCCCATCCACCGATATGTTCACTTAGAGCCATCTGGGTAATCGCGATACCTTCTTCTTCACCGAGTGTGTACACGTCAGTCAGAAGGATGACAAAAGCTGTTGCTGTACAGATAACGAGTGTATCAACGAATACACCGAGTGACTGCACAAGACCTTGTTTGGCAGGGTGCTTAACGTCAGCTGTGGCAGCAGCGTTTGGCACACTACCCATACCGGCTTCGTTGGAGAATAAGCCTCGGCGTATACCTTGCATGAGTGCGGCACCGAGTCCCCCGCCGACAACTTCTTCAAGACCAAATGCGTTGGCAATGATTAAGCTGATTACAGCCGGCAGTTCTGTAATATTTACAATGGAAATACCAAGCGCAAATACAAGGTAAATGACCGCCATCACCGGTACAATAACCTGAGTTACTTTAGCAATACGCTGAACACCGCCAAAGAAAATCAGACCGGCTAGTAGCGCAAGTACGGCACCGACAACAGCGCGGTTAACGCCATAGGCATTTTCAAATGCATGAGAAATGGTGTTGGCTTGTACCATGTTAAAAATGAAACCGAAACATAATGTAATTAAAATAGCAAAAGATATTCCGAGCCAGCGGGCTTTAAGAGCTTTTTCCATATAGTAGGCAGGTCCGCCACGGAAATTCTCTCCGTCTTTCACCTTATAAACCTGAGCTAATGTACTTTCAATAAAGGCAGTTGCAGCACCGAGGAGGGCGATTAGCCACATCCAGAATACGGCTCCGGGACCACCAAGCGACACTGCAAGGGCTACCCCGGCCAGGTTCCCTGTACCGACCCGGGAGGCCGTACTGATACAGAATGCCTGAAAGGACGAAACACCGCGTTTTCCTTCTTTTGAGATCGTGCTTTTCTCTGTAATAACCTTGAACATTTCGCCAAACAGACGGAACTGAACAAAGTTTGATCGTATAGTAAAATAAATACCCAATCCAATGAGTAAAGCAATCAGAACATAAGTCCAAAGGATATCATTGGCACCGTCGACGATCCATTCTATTGCACCGACAAAGGAATTACCTTCTCCATTCATTGATATTGTCTCCTTTTCTATTGTTTTATTGTATTTTGTTATATGACACTAATAACCTGTACTATTATATCAAAATAACTTTCTCTGTAAATGTTTATCTCATAAATGTACTTGAAAATTAAGGAAGGTAACGTTTCGGGGAAAACAGATGCGAAGGCGCAATAGTGACCCATGTTACCATTATTCAGCTTTTAAGTAAAAAAAGGCCTTAATTAAAAGGCCTGTTCGGCGGGCGGCAGCAGTTTCTGACTGCTATTTACGTGTACTTCTTCATGGGCAGCTTTAACAGCATCAGCTGTAATGGCATCCATTTCTTCTGCAACGTGAGTTTTTACGGAATCATAGACGCTTTCCAAACGACTGGCTTCCAGTTTGATTTCCTCAAACGTCCGTTCAAGACATTTTCTCTGTTCGTAGTAACGGATTTTCAATTCGTGACGGGCAGCTGAGCCGGACTTTGGTGCCATCAGTAAAGCCGTTATTCCAGCGGCAGCACTGCCTAATACAAATCCGATTCCCATGCCTTTACCCATTTTCAGATCACTCCCGGTTCTGTTCTATACGTTCATATGTTCGCGCTGAAGCTCATCAGCTACTTCAACCTCTACATCCATACGGTGCTGTTCATTTACTTTTTCCGCTGCTGCTTTTTTCTCTTTACGTTTTTTCACAAGGTAGTAAACAAAGGAAGCGGTGCGCATCCAGCCGCGTATATCTTTCTCGTCAATCTTGGTTGCTCCTTTATCCACATCACTTTGTGTGCGCTTGGAGAGTTTCACAAGAGACGAAGTGACGCGATGAGCGGACTCCCCTACGTCATTGACGATGTAGAAGATCGGGTCAAGCTGTGTGAGCTTGTGATTTACATCTGCAATTGTTTCGTTTGTGTTATAAAGAGTGAGCTTCGTTTCGCTCGTTATTTCACCAATCTGTCCCTCGAGATTCTCAACGGTTTTTGCCGTGTGGGTCAGTACTTCTGTAAGTTTTGATAACACCTTTGCGAGATAAACCACGAGTCCTGCAAATGCCAATGCGATAATAAAAATTCCAATGCCTAAAAAGTCCAAATCAATCACCCCTGCAATTTGTTAGTCTGTTGTACGGTACGTATCAATCATATCAAGAAGTCCGGCAATATACTCCCCGACAATCGGCAAAGAAACAATCTGAGTGAGAATGAGTACGAGGAGGCCGATAAAGATTGCGGTTCCCACCGTCAAGCCGACTCCACGCGCCATACCTGCAAGCAGATTTGTTTTAATCACTTCCCGTTTATTCGTGAAATGATAGGCAATATCCTTTAAATGCCCCTTTGTGGTCATTTCCTCAATTTTATCAAGAAGCTTCTCAAGGCGCTCCTGTTCTTCTTTTGATTCTGCTTCCTTGCGGTGTTTAGCGGGTACTTTACGGCTTTCCTGTTCTCTTGTAAGGGGCATAACAGTCTCCTCCTGAACAAAATGGTTCTTGTTTTCACTTACCCATCCTCGTGTACTTGTAAACGTTTGGTAAGCGGTCAGGATGGGAGGGGATCTTGTCTTGTCTCCATGGCATTAATCAGACCTCCTGTAAGGAGAACGAATCCGACGAGGTAGAACCAGATAATGAGAATGATTACGCTGCTCAGTGTTCCGTGAAGAGCAGACAGGTTCGCCATATACTGCACATACAGTGACATGCCAAAGGACGTAACCTGCCACCCGAGAGTGGCGAAAATTGCGCCGGGAACAACTTGTTTAAAGGATGACGTTACATTAGGACCAAGCTTGTACAAAAACACGAGAACCCCGAAAACAGTAACTGTACTCACAAACCACACAATCCATTCCCATGAAGCAAGAATACCGCTGGGAATGTGAAACACCGAGGCCACATAACGGTCGAGTGTGACGATAAAAAACGGAAGGATGAGCTGGATAAGGATTGCCGCGATAATGAGAATGGCAAAAAAGAGTGACAGCATCCTGATGCGTAAAAAAGAGCGTTCTTCTTTTTGGTGATGAGCAAGGTTTAGTGCTCTTATGGTAGCATGCAGGCTGTTTGTTGTAGCGAAGACGGATAACAGGAGTCCGAACGAAAGAAAGCCGCCATGTCTGATTCCAAGAAGCATGTCCTCGTTTCTGGCAATGATGGTTCCCACTTCTCCGGGTGCCATAGCAGACACATACTCAAGCAGGACTTTGCCATCGATGGGGAAAAAGCTGAGAAGTGCCAGCCCGAAGAGGAGAAACGGCACAAACATAAGGAGAAAATAAAATGCCAGCTGGGCGGATAAATCAATCACCTGGCCTTCTTTTAATTTGTGAAAAAACTGAGTTATCCATTTCACCATGGCAAGAAACTCCTTTAGTACTGGTGTATGGGATTAGGATGACCGAAAAGAAATAAATATATCAGGAGGCACGAAGCGAAGGTGATAATTCAATTTCATACTACATATTGTGGAGGATGGGAGCACTACAAAAAAATCAAATACCTTTATGCAGGCGAGTAATTAGAAAAGATTCAAAGAAACAGGAGGTCGGTGAATGAACAGTAAGAACCGAACAGTAGCTCTCATCCCTGCACGAGGGGGGAGCAAAAGCATTCCGTACAAAAACATAAAACAATTTAATGGTAAGCCTTTAATCGCCTGGACCATTGAAGCAGCATTAAAAACGCCGGAAATTGACCGTGTCATCGTTTCTACGGATGATAAGAAAATCAGTGAAGTGTCAAAAAAGTACGGGGCTGAAGTTTTCCATCGTGATAAAGAGCTGGCTTCAGATTTCGCCTTGCCGATTGATGTAATAAGGAGTGTTATTTCAAGACTGAAAACGGAAGGGGCCGCCTTTGAAACGATGGTTTATCTGGAACCCACAAGCCCTCTTAGAATCCCGAAAGACATACAGGAAACTTTACAACTTATCAATCATTCAGAGCAACCAACCCGTTATCGGTCGGCTGCTACTTATACAACAGCTGAATTAAATCCCCATAGAGCCTGGAAAATTGCAGGAGGAACACCACAAGCCTTTATTGGAGGAGCTAACCCGTGGCTTCCGAGACAATTACTGCCTGAAGCCTACCAATTAAATGGAGCCGTATATGCTTTTTGCATAGGTGATATTGATGAAAAGGCGGTTCACCTGCTCCCGGAACCTTCGGGTGCTGTTTTAATGCCCGAAGAACGTTCAATTGATATCGACAATGAAATTGATTTCATGCTGGCAGAGTTATTGCATAGGAGGGAGTACAACGTTGAACCTTGATGAATTATTTACATTAAAGGGGAAGATTGCACTTGTCACAGGGGGAGCGGGTTATTTAGGAACTGAAATCAGTGCAACATTAGCGGAACTGGGAGCAACGGTGATAGTAGCAAGCCGGAACTACAATAAATGTCAAAAAAAATGTGAAGAAATACAAAAAAGCCTTCCAAAAGGGGGAGATCTCTTTCCGCTTACACTTGATTTAATGAACAAAGTGTCTATCGATCATTGCTTTAAAAAAATTGAAGACCAATTTGGCAGCCTTGACATCCTTGTAAACAATGCCTGGTCGGGTAACAAGAATTCATTTGAAACGATAACAGACCAAGATTGGGAATATGACATTGATATGAGTTTAAATTCAGTATTTTATTGTACTAAGAAAGCAGTGAAGGGGCTGATTGAAAAGAAAGGCGTTATATTGAATGTCACGTCCATGTACGGGCACGTTGCACCTGATTACCGAATTTATGATGGAAAAGAATTTACCAACCCCCCAAGTTATGGAGCAGCAAAAGCAGGAGTCATCCAATTCTCAAAGTATTTAGCAAGTTTCTTGTCTCCACATGGAATTCGTGTGAATTGCCTGAGCCCTGGTCCTTTTCCACACGAACAAACACAGGAAAACAAGGAATTTATTCAAAAGCTGGCTTCTAAGAACCCTATGAACAGAATAGGGAAAGCATATGAAATAAAGGGAGCTGTGGCACTTTTATGTACAAATGCCTCAAGCTATATGACAGGACAGAATATCTGCGTTGATGGTGGATGGGCTGTATGGTAAAGAATGTAGGAATAGTCGGATACAATAAGGGGAACGGACATCCGTTTTCTTTTTCAGCTATCATTAATGGGTATGCCCCTTCACTAATTACGTCTGCAGGATGGGAAGTTATCCGTAACTATCTTGACAGGAGAGACCTTTCTGAGTTTGGGTTCGGTAATATAAAAGTGACCCATGCCTGGACACAAGACCCTTTAACTACCAAGCAACTTTGTAAAGCTTGCTTTATACCTAATGCAATAACAAATATCGAGGATATGTGTAATGAAGTGGATGCTGTGATTATA encodes:
- a CDS encoding alanine/glycine:cation symporter family protein — translated: MNGEGNSFVGAIEWIVDGANDILWTYVLIALLIGLGIYFTIRSNFVQFRLFGEMFKVITEKSTISKEGKRGVSSFQAFCISTASRVGTGNLAGVALAVSLGGPGAVFWMWLIALLGAATAFIESTLAQVYKVKDGENFRGGPAYYMEKALKARWLGISFAILITLCFGFIFNMVQANTISHAFENAYGVNRAVVGAVLALLAGLIFFGGVQRIAKVTQVIVPVMAVIYLVFALGISIVNITELPAVISLIIANAFGLEEVVGGGLGAALMQGIRRGLFSNEAGMGSVPNAAATADVKHPAKQGLVQSLGVFVDTLVICTATAFVILLTDVYTLGEEEGIAITQMALSEHIGGWAVSFLAIAILLFAFSSIVGNYYYGETNMEFVKKNKFLINFYRFAVMGMVFLGALAELSLVWNMADLFMGLMAVMNLAVIAILGKLALKVLKDYQEQRKTQSEPVFRADRIEGLTSTECWDGEEEQRQAK
- a CDS encoding YtxH domain-containing protein, giving the protein MGKGMGIGFVLGSAAAGITALLMAPKSGSAARHELKIRYYEQRKCLERTFEEIKLEASRLESVYDSVKTHVAEEMDAITADAVKAAHEEVHVNSSQKLLPPAEQAF
- a CDS encoding YihY/virulence factor BrkB family protein produces the protein MVKWITQFFHKLKEGQVIDLSAQLAFYFLLMFVPFLLFGLALLSFFPIDGKVLLEYVSAMAPGEVGTIIARNEDMLLGIRHGGFLSFGLLLSVFATTNSLHATIRALNLAHHQKEERSFLRIRMLSLFFAILIIAAILIQLILPFFIVTLDRYVASVFHIPSGILASWEWIVWFVSTVTVFGVLVFLYKLGPNVTSSFKQVVPGAIFATLGWQVTSFGMSLYVQYMANLSALHGTLSSVIILIIWFYLVGFVLLTGGLINAMETRQDPLPS
- a CDS encoding diacylglycerol kinase; this encodes MKKARLIYNPSSGRENFKRNIPYILERLEKSGYEASTHATTGKDCAKRAAGLAADRNFDLVIAAGGDGTINEVINGMAEKEDRPKLGLIPAGTTNDFARALQIPKEIEGSCDVICDGLEKSIDIGKIESQYFINIAGGGTLTELTYEVPSRLKTMMGQLAYYVKGFEKLPRIRPNHVTIEYDGKWFEGEIMLFLVTNTNSVGGFEKLAPKAFINDGLFDMLILKKTNLADVVRLTGAALRGEHINDERVIYVQANRIKIHSQNEMQLNLDGEYGGKLPGEFVNLHNHFTMMVPNKPLSNFQELY
- a CDS encoding SDR family oxidoreductase → MNLDELFTLKGKIALVTGGAGYLGTEISATLAELGATVIVASRNYNKCQKKCEEIQKSLPKGGDLFPLTLDLMNKVSIDHCFKKIEDQFGSLDILVNNAWSGNKNSFETITDQDWEYDIDMSLNSVFYCTKKAVKGLIEKKGVILNVTSMYGHVAPDYRIYDGKEFTNPPSYGAAKAGVIQFSKYLASFLSPHGIRVNCLSPGPFPHEQTQENKEFIQKLASKNPMNRIGKAYEIKGAVALLCTNASSYMTGQNICVDGGWAVW
- a CDS encoding DUF418 domain-containing protein: MNERQERFTPLEPGERLSHVDSLRGFALFGILLVNSMYFQYGMFSFERFAETFRTADSSVAAFLSLFFEGSFYPLFSMLFGFGAVMIWQRTQEKGRSFGGLFFRRMVILAFLGLLHTYLIWDGDILLTYGLSGLFLLLFIKCKPATILGWAVGTFLLIGLPGLIPDDGSIGDMDFTTIQEQEISALSEGTYTDALIYRVTADPFQDMEGGYAVAVFMSIFMGLQIIALFLTGAYLAKKGWIHRPAEHRRTLIRIASIFFPLGLTLKGAYVFTGNNQLEYLSMIFGGPFLTLGYIAAFLLLHQAGVFARLFTAFGYVGRMALSNYLSQSVIMTLLYFNYGFGLFAELGLIIGTFIVIVVFVLQILASRWWLSWFAYGPVEWFWRVGTYMRPQSLKRK
- a CDS encoding DUF5665 domain-containing protein, producing the protein MPLTREQESRKVPAKHRKEAESKEEQERLEKLLDKIEEMTTKGHLKDIAYHFTNKREVIKTNLLAGMARGVGLTVGTAIFIGLLVLILTQIVSLPIVGEYIAGLLDMIDTYRTTD
- a CDS encoding DUF5658 family protein translates to MKKLLLSTALLNMTDALLTVAGIRMGEIEEANPVMAWAYAIDPLFFLTVKFVLTATAIILIPVLHYPLRKSIAGMVIVAFTGYVFVHGIHLAWIGLWFGVW
- a CDS encoding DUF948 domain-containing protein yields the protein MDFLGIGIFIIALAFAGLVVYLAKVLSKLTEVLTHTAKTVENLEGQIGEITSETKLTLYNTNETIADVNHKLTQLDPIFYIVNDVGESAHRVTSSLVKLSKRTQSDVDKGATKIDEKDIRGWMRTASFVYYLVKKRKEKKAAAEKVNEQHRMDVEVEVADELQREHMNV
- a CDS encoding cytidylyltransferase domain-containing protein, which codes for MNSKNRTVALIPARGGSKSIPYKNIKQFNGKPLIAWTIEAALKTPEIDRVIVSTDDKKISEVSKKYGAEVFHRDKELASDFALPIDVIRSVISRLKTEGAAFETMVYLEPTSPLRIPKDIQETLQLINHSEQPTRYRSAATYTTAELNPHRAWKIAGGTPQAFIGGANPWLPRQLLPEAYQLNGAVYAFCIGDIDEKAVHLLPEPSGAVLMPEERSIDIDNEIDFMLAELLHRREYNVEP